ACTATAAAGAAATAACCCCTGTAGTTTTAAGGTTACAGGGGTTATTTATTAATTTAAAATTAGATTAAAATGGTAAATCATCGTGATCATCATCATCAAAATCTGAAGCAGGCTCAAATTGATCTGCTGGTGGTACAGGAGGCATACCTGCAGCACCAGGTGCAGAACCTTCTAGATTCTCTATTCTCCAGCCTTGAATACTGTTAAAATATTTTGTCTCTCCTTGTGGATTTACCCACTCACGACCCCGTAAATTAATACTAATTTTTACGTTTTGACCAGGCTTGTAACTGTCTAATAAGTCTGTCTTATCCTGTACAAACTCAACCATAATATGTTGAGGATACTGCTCCTCAGTAGTTACAACAATCTCACGCTTTCTAAAGCCATTACTTCCAAAGCTTTGCGTATCGCCTATCATTTTTACTTTTCCCTGTACTTCCATCTTAGTTGTTTATTGTTATACGTGCCTTTTGTATTAGGCTAAAATTAATTTCCAGGCATCACCTGTATTATCTTGATTAATCAAGTCGCGCACTTTTAAATGCAGTTCTTGATCTTCTTTATTGGTTATCAGAAGTTTTAAATCTTCATTATTATCTAAAAAAGCTGTGATCTCTTCTGCTGAAGGTACACGCTCTACGTTTCCTAATTTACCTAAATCATTACCCGTAAGCACACTACTATACCTAAATTTTTCAGGAATTTGATCTACGCCTATGCCTAAATTACGCAAAGGTTTTGGTACTTCAAACATTCCTTCTATGGCGCGTGTATACCAGTTAGCTCCCATACGGGCAACTAAATCTAGTTTATGCTCATTAATGGTGAGGTCTTCATTTAAAATCGCTTTCTGTATATGTATTTTTACAATTTCGCAAATTACAAGATTACCTGCTCCACCCTCATTTCCTAATGCAACAACATCTTTTACCTTACATTCAAATTGTACAGGTGATTCTTTCACTCTAAAAGGCTTCACAACTTCAGAAACTTCTTTTGTAAACCCTCCTTTTATAAATTCATCTACACCGGCGTCATAATCTGTGCTCGTAAGAGACATTTGCTGTACCATCGCATAATTAACACTATTTACAACCACTTCTCCCGTAGCTATAATATTATCTAAGGTATGCTTAGTCGTATTATCTCTACCCCGTCGTACCGGCGAAAATACCACGACAGGCGGGTTAGAACTAAACACATTAAAAAAGCTGTAGGGTGCCAGATTAGGCCTCCCGTCTGCATCTAATGTGCTTGCAAAAGCTATAGGTCTGGGGCCTACAGAACCAGACAAAATGCCATAAACGCTGGCATTATCTGTATTTGCAGGATCAATGGTAACAAATTCTTTGTTCATTTTGCAAAGGTAGGCATACGGTATTACACTTAAAACCGTTTTGATTACAATAATTCTCTAAGAAATACTTTATATTTAATTAGGTCTCTTTACTATTTTACAGACCATAATCCGGGAAAAAAACCTAAGATTTGTACAGATATATTAAAACGCGTTTTTTTTAGATTAAAGACAGGAACTTTATGAATTTTAACCCAGATCAACGGTTCTCCCGCTGGTTTATAATCTTTGCTGCTGTAGTTATTACAGCCCTAATTCTCTGGAATGTTTCTTT
The sequence above is a segment of the Leeuwenhoekiella sp. MAR_2009_132 genome. Coding sequences within it:
- a CDS encoding DUF3127 domain-containing protein — its product is MEVQGKVKMIGDTQSFGSNGFRKREIVVTTEEQYPQHIMVEFVQDKTDLLDSYKPGQNVKISINLRGREWVNPQGETKYFNSIQGWRIENLEGSAPGAAGMPPVPPADQFEPASDFDDDDHDDLPF
- a CDS encoding flavin reductase family protein, with protein sequence MNKEFVTIDPANTDNASVYGILSGSVGPRPIAFASTLDADGRPNLAPYSFFNVFSSNPPVVVFSPVRRGRDNTTKHTLDNIIATGEVVVNSVNYAMVQQMSLTSTDYDAGVDEFIKGGFTKEVSEVVKPFRVKESPVQFECKVKDVVALGNEGGAGNLVICEIVKIHIQKAILNEDLTINEHKLDLVARMGANWYTRAIEGMFEVPKPLRNLGIGVDQIPEKFRYSSVLTGNDLGKLGNVERVPSAEEITAFLDNNEDLKLLITNKEDQELHLKVRDLINQDNTGDAWKLILA